From one Formosa sediminum genomic stretch:
- a CDS encoding peptide chain release factor 3: MSFKSEINRRRTFGIISHPDAGKTTLTEKLLLFGGAIQEAGAVKSNKIKKGATSDFMEIERQRGISVATSVLAFEYNGIKINILDTPGHKDFAEDTFRTLTAVDSVIVVIDVAKGVEEQTEKLVEVCRMRNIPMIVFINKMDREGKDAFDLLDEVEQKLGLKVVPLSFPIGMGYDFKGIYNIWEKNVNLFSGDSRKDIEETIEISDLSSPELDKIVGEKAANTLREEIELVDGIYPEFNKEDYLNGQVQPVFFGSALNNFGVRELLDCFVEIAPKPRPKHSEERLVQPDEDKFTGFVFKIHANMDPNHRNRLAFVKIVSGEFKRNSPYLHVRNNKKLKFSSPNAFFAEKKEIVDISYPGDIVGLQDTGTFKIGDTLTEGEIINYKGVPSFSPEHFRYINNADPLKSKQLNKGIDQLMDEGVAQLFTLELNGRKVIGTVGALQYEVIQYRLEHEYGAKCTYENLNVFKACWVEPKDKKSEEFKEFLRVKQRFLAKDKRNQLVFLADSQFSLQMTEQKYPNIKFHLTSEFN, translated from the coding sequence ATGAGTTTTAAAAGTGAAATAAACAGACGTCGAACTTTTGGGATTATATCTCACCCCGATGCCGGAAAAACAACATTAACAGAAAAATTACTTTTATTTGGAGGTGCTATTCAAGAAGCTGGAGCCGTAAAAAGTAATAAAATTAAAAAAGGAGCAACGAGTGACTTTATGGAAATTGAACGCCAGCGTGGAATTTCTGTAGCTACATCTGTTTTAGCATTTGAATATAATGGCATAAAAATTAATATTCTTGATACACCTGGACATAAAGATTTTGCTGAAGACACCTTTAGAACACTAACTGCTGTTGATAGCGTAATTGTAGTTATTGATGTTGCAAAAGGAGTTGAGGAACAAACTGAAAAATTAGTTGAAGTATGTAGAATGCGTAACATCCCGATGATTGTTTTTATTAACAAAATGGATCGTGAGGGTAAAGATGCATTTGATTTATTAGATGAAGTTGAGCAAAAATTAGGTTTAAAAGTAGTTCCCTTAAGTTTTCCTATAGGAATGGGGTACGATTTTAAAGGTATTTATAACATTTGGGAAAAAAATGTAAATCTATTTAGTGGGGATAGCAGAAAAGATATTGAAGAAACCATTGAAATCTCTGATTTATCTTCTCCAGAATTAGATAAAATTGTTGGAGAAAAAGCAGCAAATACGCTTAGGGAAGAGATTGAATTGGTAGATGGTATTTATCCAGAATTTAATAAAGAAGATTACTTAAATGGTCAGGTACAACCTGTATTTTTTGGTTCGGCTTTAAACAACTTCGGAGTTCGAGAATTATTAGACTGCTTTGTAGAGATTGCACCTAAACCAAGACCAAAGCACAGTGAAGAACGTTTAGTGCAACCAGACGAAGATAAATTTACTGGGTTTGTATTTAAAATTCATGCCAATATGGATCCCAACCATAGAAACCGTTTGGCTTTCGTTAAAATCGTTTCTGGAGAATTTAAACGTAATTCACCATACTTACATGTACGGAATAATAAGAAATTAAAATTCTCTAGTCCAAATGCTTTTTTTGCCGAAAAGAAAGAGATTGTAGATATTTCTTATCCAGGAGATATTGTAGGTTTGCAAGATACTGGAACCTTTAAAATTGGAGATACGCTTACTGAAGGGGAAATTATTAATTATAAAGGGGTTCCAAGTTTTTCTCCAGAACATTTTAGATATATTAATAATGCAGATCCATTAAAATCGAAACAACTAAATAAAGGTATAGACCAATTAATGGATGAAGGTGTTGCACAATTATTTACCCTAGAACTTAACGGAAGAAAGGTTATAGGTACAGTTGGAGCGCTGCAATACGAAGTTATACAGTACCGTTTAGAGCACGAATATGGTGCTAAATGTACCTACGAAAATTTAAATGTGTTTAAAGCGTGTTGGGTAGAGCCAAAAGATAAAAAGAGTGAAGAGTTTAAAGAATTTTTGCGTGTTAAGCAACGCTTCTTGGCTAAAGACAAAAGAAATCAATTGGTTTTTCTAGCAGACTCACAATTTTCATTACAAATGACAGAGCAAAAATATCCGAATATTAAATTCCATTTAACTTCAGAATTTAATTAG
- a CDS encoding DUF3467 domain-containing protein has product MADEKDPLKQGQINIELDEKIAEGTYSNLAIINHSVSEFVVDFVSIMPGTPKSKVKSRIILTPQHAKRLLKALADNVNRFENTHGEIKDYEQPPIPLNFGPTGEA; this is encoded by the coding sequence ATGGCAGACGAAAAAGACCCTTTAAAACAAGGACAAATTAATATTGAATTAGACGAAAAAATTGCAGAAGGAACGTATTCAAACTTAGCAATTATCAATCATTCTGTTTCTGAGTTTGTAGTAGACTTTGTAAGCATTATGCCAGGTACACCTAAGAGTAAGGTAAAGTCTAGAATAATTTTAACACCACAACACGCTAAACGCCTTTTAAAAGCATTAGCAGATAATGTTAATAGGTTTGAGAATACCCATGGTGAGATTAAAGATTACGAGCAACCTCCAATTCCATTAAATTTTGGGCCAACAGGAGAAGCTTAA